The following proteins are co-located in the Poecile atricapillus isolate bPoeAtr1 chromosome 2, bPoeAtr1.hap1, whole genome shotgun sequence genome:
- the BLOC1S4 gene encoding biogenesis of lysosome-related organelles complex 1 subunit 4, with protein sequence MAAAAGAGERAGAELPDACPGADSGNVSQSQSRASGLGEAEDEDASEASLSATAAAYSAYLLADRSLFSEQIESLDKSLEDLLTRVDEFVGMLDMIRSDSSQVVNESIPQIYTKATEMRQIYRKIDKLEAFVKMIGNSVAGLEERVIKAETDLGAFPSTFKKILHTISMPSFLNKSSSSRQQQALYEPPVLFKTEDYFPCLNEAPY encoded by the exons ATGGCGGCGGCCGCCGGTGCAGGCGAacgggctggagctgagctgccgGACGCCTGTCCCGGCGCGGACAGCGGGAATGTGTCCCAGAGCCAAAGCAGAGCCTCCGGCCTCGGAGAAGCGGAGGATGAGGACGCCTCGGAGGCGTCGCTCAGCGCCACCGCCGCCGCCTACTCCGCGTACCTGCTCGCTGACCGCAGCCTCTTCAGCGAGCAG ATAGAAAGCTTAGACAAGAGTCTAGAAGACTTACTGACCAGAGTGGATGAATTCGTGGGAATGTTGGACATG ATTCGAAGTGATTCCTCTCAAGTTGTCAATGAAAGTATACCTCAAATTTACACAAAAGCTACAGAAATGAGGCAGATATATAGGAAGATTGACAAACTAGAG GCTTTTGTGAAAATGATTGGGAATAGCGTAGCTGGACTGGAAGAACGGGTCATAAAGGCAGAAACAGAccttggagcttttccaagCACATTCAAGAAAATCTTGCACACAATCAGCATGCCATCCTTCCTTAAT AAATCATCTTCCTCACGACAACAGCAGGCCCTCTATGAACCTCCAGTCCTCTTCAAGACTGAAGACTATTTTCCATGTCTTAATGAAGCACCTTATTGA